The following are from one region of the Sandaracinus amylolyticus genome:
- a CDS encoding lysophospholipid acyltransferase family protein yields the protein MSATESIIPFSQSPRGVAQARLEALISRFGDRMVRIAEDLLGEELDARLARIRTSSNEAGVDPFGFDPGTARYVLALSAFLHRYYFRTEVHGIDRIPEGRVLVIANHSGQIPMDGVMIGTSLMLDAEPPRFPRSMVERWSAELPFVSVLFPRCGQVVGSPDNARRLLDQEEALIVFPEGSRGISKTWDQRYQLVDFGLGFMRLALETNTPIVPVAVIGGEEQLPSVANIRPLARLLGMPAFPVIPHVMLGLPVPLPTRYRLWFGEPLRFEGDPDDDDAVIEQKVAVVKQSIQSALHHGLKERKSIFW from the coding sequence ATGTCGGCCACCGAGTCGATCATCCCGTTCTCGCAGTCACCTCGCGGCGTCGCGCAGGCCCGCCTCGAAGCGCTCATCTCGCGCTTCGGCGATCGCATGGTGCGCATCGCGGAGGACCTGCTCGGCGAAGAGCTCGACGCGCGCCTCGCGCGCATCCGCACGAGCTCCAACGAGGCCGGCGTCGATCCCTTCGGCTTCGATCCCGGCACCGCGCGCTACGTGCTCGCGCTCTCCGCGTTCCTGCATCGCTACTACTTCCGCACCGAGGTCCACGGGATCGATCGCATCCCCGAGGGTCGCGTCCTCGTGATCGCGAACCACTCGGGCCAGATCCCGATGGACGGCGTGATGATCGGCACCTCGCTGATGCTCGACGCCGAGCCGCCGCGCTTCCCGCGCTCGATGGTCGAGCGCTGGAGCGCCGAGCTCCCGTTCGTGTCGGTGCTCTTCCCGCGTTGCGGTCAGGTCGTCGGATCGCCCGACAACGCGCGTCGCCTGCTCGATCAGGAAGAGGCGCTCATCGTCTTTCCCGAGGGCTCGCGCGGCATCTCGAAGACGTGGGATCAGCGCTACCAGCTCGTGGACTTCGGGCTCGGATTCATGCGCCTCGCGCTCGAGACGAACACCCCGATCGTGCCGGTCGCGGTGATCGGCGGCGAGGAGCAGCTCCCCTCGGTCGCGAACATCCGCCCGCTCGCGCGCCTGCTCGGCATGCCCGCGTTCCCGGTGATCCCGCACGTGATGCTCGGCCTGCCGGTGCCGCTGCCCACGCGTTATCGCCTCTGGTTCGGCGAGCCCCTGCGTTTCGAGGGCGATCCCGACGACGACGACGCGGTGATCGAGCAGAAGGTCGCGGTGGTGAAGCAGTCGATCCAGTCGGCGCTGCACCACGGGCTCAAGGAGCGCAAAAGCATCTTCTGGTGA
- a CDS encoding nuclear transport factor 2 family protein, protein MSHRIVDMPTGLGGTQWRWIEAHCTEGPLDLASRGFAQELRVEQDGESLLLTYDQTFANEECSQTVVQRVSPPEQPGELRMEEIARVTVPSTEACFGRPEQPRPGEVRRSGQLLEVLVQRSNWCNGFEVRMVYAPASPDELDDAEIVRRWVAHYGRGDADRIAQLFAETGSLLEPFTETQTGDPYRHDGRAAVRTWFAETFATAPWRAMRIVSMQPGEQPHTMVVEWEYMDPRLAEPLRGRSRFTLAAGEIFEAQLELLGAPVLAPEGGAAAPATSG, encoded by the coding sequence ATGTCCCATCGCATCGTCGACATGCCGACGGGCCTGGGCGGCACCCAGTGGCGCTGGATCGAAGCGCACTGCACCGAGGGCCCGCTCGATCTCGCGTCGCGCGGCTTCGCGCAGGAGCTCCGGGTCGAGCAGGACGGCGAGTCGCTGCTGCTCACCTACGACCAGACCTTCGCGAACGAAGAGTGCTCGCAGACCGTCGTGCAGCGCGTCTCGCCGCCCGAGCAGCCGGGCGAGCTCCGCATGGAAGAGATCGCGCGCGTCACGGTGCCCTCGACCGAGGCGTGCTTCGGTCGGCCCGAGCAGCCGCGCCCCGGCGAGGTCCGCCGCAGCGGCCAGCTCCTCGAGGTGCTCGTGCAGCGCTCGAACTGGTGCAACGGCTTCGAGGTGCGGATGGTCTACGCGCCCGCGTCGCCCGACGAGCTCGACGACGCGGAGATCGTGCGTCGCTGGGTCGCGCACTACGGCCGCGGCGATGCCGATCGCATCGCGCAGCTCTTCGCCGAGACCGGCTCGCTGCTCGAGCCGTTCACCGAGACGCAGACCGGTGACCCCTATCGCCACGACGGCCGCGCAGCGGTGCGCACGTGGTTCGCCGAGACCTTCGCGACGGCCCCCTGGCGAGCGATGCGCATCGTGTCGATGCAGCCGGGCGAACAGCCGCACACGATGGTGGTCGAGTGGGAGTACATGGATCCGCGGCTCGCCGAGCCGCTGCGGGGGCGGAGCCGCTTCACGCTCGCGGCGGGCGAGATCTTCGAGGCGCAGCTCGAGCTGCTCGGCGCGCCCGTGCTCGCGCCCGAGGGCGGCGCGGCTGCGCCTGCGACGAGTGGATGA
- a CDS encoding SDR family oxidoreductase, whose product MPILDEGEGAVLITGICGRLGRLVARQVHRVGPVVGIDRRPFHGKPKDIVHHQFDLRRKKTRDVFRAGGIKAVVHLGVMHDPRASRKEHYSWNVVAFQKLLEYMTQYGVPKLVLLSSANVYGPSPDNPQFLTEEAPLLGAQHFSEIRDLVEVDMLAQSFFWKHPEIETVILRPCHILGTVHNAPSNYLRLDRPWSMLGFDPMVQVIHERDVAYALQLALRPGVRGIFNLKGPGEVPLSRIMRILGKTPMRIPMTVAKPLLERMWDLRMTSFPVPELDHIRYVCMVDDSRARDILGFRPHFSLEDTVRAVEG is encoded by the coding sequence ATGCCCATCCTCGACGAAGGCGAGGGCGCGGTGCTGATCACCGGCATCTGCGGTCGCCTCGGTCGCCTGGTCGCGCGCCAGGTCCACCGCGTCGGGCCGGTGGTCGGCATCGATCGACGGCCCTTCCACGGCAAGCCGAAGGACATCGTCCACCACCAGTTCGATCTCCGCCGCAAGAAGACGCGCGACGTGTTCCGCGCCGGCGGCATCAAGGCCGTGGTGCACCTCGGCGTGATGCACGACCCGCGTGCGAGCCGGAAGGAGCACTACTCCTGGAACGTCGTCGCGTTCCAGAAGCTGCTCGAGTACATGACGCAGTACGGCGTGCCGAAGCTCGTGCTGCTCTCGAGCGCGAACGTCTACGGCCCGAGCCCGGACAACCCGCAGTTCCTCACCGAGGAAGCGCCGCTGCTCGGGGCCCAGCACTTCAGCGAGATCCGCGACCTCGTCGAGGTCGACATGCTCGCGCAGAGCTTCTTCTGGAAGCACCCCGAGATCGAAACGGTGATCCTGCGCCCGTGCCACATCCTCGGCACGGTCCACAACGCGCCGAGCAACTACCTGCGCCTCGATCGCCCGTGGTCGATGCTCGGCTTCGATCCGATGGTGCAGGTCATCCACGAGCGCGACGTCGCGTACGCGCTGCAGCTCGCGCTGCGCCCCGGCGTGCGCGGCATCTTCAACCTGAAGGGCCCCGGCGAGGTCCCGCTCTCGCGCATCATGCGCATCCTCGGCAAGACGCCGATGCGCATCCCGATGACGGTCGCGAAGCCGCTGCTCGAGCGCATGTGGGACCTGCGGATGACGAGCTTCCCGGTCCCCGAGCTCGATCACATCCGCTACGTGTGCATGGTCGACGACTCGCGGGCCCGCGACATCCTCGGCTTCCGCCCGCACTTCTCGCTCGAAGACACGGTGCGCGCGGTCGAAGGCTGA